The proteins below come from a single Afipia felis ATCC 53690 genomic window:
- a CDS encoding ammonium transporter, producing MSFHRPARLGSAALIAAFAVIGCTGAAFAADAPVPNKGDTAWMLVSALLVLMMSIPGLALFYGGLVRAKNMLSILTQVFAIVAMVGIIWTLYGYSLAFSDGGSLTNYVGGFSKAFLAGIDANSTVGTFSNGVVIPEYAYMVFQMTFAMITPALIVGAFAERMKFSAAMLFVFLWVSIIYFPLAHWVWYVAAPDDIAAAAKALADASGDAAKAAAQAKLDSITGSVGWLAGAGALDFAGGTVVHINAGIAGLVGALMVGKRVGYGKEIMAPHSLTMTMIGASLLWVGWFGFNAGSNLEANGGAALAFVNTMIATAGAAFSWLMVEWMAKGKPSLLGICSGAVAGLVAVTPAAGFAGPIGALVLGLLVSPICLFFVSTVKNALGYDDALDVFGVHCIGGIFGALMTGILVNPALGGVGITDYTNITGNNAGTYDLVTQMISQGKAVIATLLWSGIGSAILYKLVDLIVGLRVPVDAEREGLDITDHGERAYNM from the coding sequence ATGAGTTTTCACCGTCCCGCGCGTCTGGGATCGGCCGCACTGATCGCCGCATTCGCCGTGATCGGATGCACCGGTGCAGCCTTTGCCGCTGACGCGCCCGTTCCCAACAAGGGCGACACCGCCTGGATGCTGGTCAGCGCACTGCTCGTGCTGATGATGTCGATTCCGGGTCTTGCGCTGTTCTACGGCGGTCTCGTCCGCGCCAAGAACATGCTGTCGATCCTCACGCAGGTGTTCGCCATCGTCGCGATGGTCGGCATCATCTGGACGCTCTACGGTTACTCGCTGGCCTTCAGTGATGGCGGCAGCCTGACCAATTATGTCGGCGGCTTCTCGAAGGCATTCCTCGCAGGCATCGATGCGAACTCGACCGTCGGCACCTTCTCCAACGGCGTCGTCATTCCCGAATACGCCTACATGGTGTTCCAGATGACGTTCGCGATGATCACGCCCGCGCTGATCGTCGGCGCGTTCGCCGAGCGCATGAAGTTCTCGGCAGCGATGCTGTTCGTATTCCTGTGGGTGAGCATCATCTACTTCCCGCTGGCGCACTGGGTCTGGTACGTCGCAGCTCCCGACGATATCGCCGCCGCCGCGAAGGCACTCGCGGATGCAAGCGGTGACGCGGCAAAGGCTGCGGCACAGGCGAAACTCGACAGCATCACCGGCTCGGTCGGCTGGCTCGCCGGCGCGGGCGCACTCGACTTCGCCGGCGGCACCGTCGTGCACATCAACGCAGGCATCGCCGGTCTCGTCGGCGCCCTGATGGTCGGCAAGCGCGTCGGCTACGGCAAGGAGATCATGGCTCCGCACTCGCTGACCATGACGATGATCGGCGCCTCGCTGCTGTGGGTCGGCTGGTTCGGCTTCAACGCTGGCTCGAACCTCGAGGCCAATGGCGGCGCCGCGCTCGCCTTCGTCAACACGATGATCGCGACCGCAGGCGCTGCGTTCTCGTGGCTGATGGTAGAATGGATGGCGAAGGGCAAGCCCTCGCTGCTCGGCATCTGTTCCGGCGCAGTCGCGGGTCTTGTCGCGGTGACGCCCGCGGCAGGCTTCGCGGGTCCGATCGGCGCGCTGGTGCTCGGCCTGCTCGTCTCGCCGATCTGTCTGTTCTTCGTTTCCACCGTGAAGAACGCACTCGGTTATGACGACGCGCTCGACGTGTTCGGCGTGCACTGCATCGGCGGCATCTTCGGCGCGCTGATGACCGGCATCCTGGTCAACCCCGCGCTCGGCGGCGTCGGTATCACCGACTACACCAACATCACCGGCAACAACGCGGGTACCTACGACCTCGTCACGCAGATGATCTCGCAGGGCAAGGCGGTCATCGCCACGCTGCTGTGGTCGGGCATCGGTTCGGCGATCCTCTACAAGCTCGTCGACCTGATCGTCGGCCTGCGGGTGCCGGTCGACGCCGAGCGCGAAGGCCTCGACATCACCGACCACGGCGAGCGCGCCTACAACATGTAA
- the trxA gene encoding thioredoxin has protein sequence MTILDNDSAAGTVAPDLIKDTTTQTFVRDVIEESKRQPVLIDFWAPWCGPCKQLTPIIEKAVRAAKGKVKLVKMNIDEHPAIPGQMGIQSIPAVIAFVNGQPADGFMGAQPESQINAFIEKLTKGMPGGDGDLLAEAEAHLAEGDAATAAEIYAEVLAQDAANVPAMAGLARCYVVAGSLDQAKQTLAMVPEAKRGDAAVAAVQSMLDLAEQAQSVGPVAELEQKIAANPLDHQARYDLAIALNAKHARSDAANHLLEIVRRDRKWNDDGARKQLLQFFEAWGGEDEATVDARKRLSTILFS, from the coding sequence GTGACGATACTCGACAATGACTCCGCCGCGGGCACCGTTGCGCCGGACCTTATCAAGGACACCACGACCCAAACCTTCGTCCGGGACGTGATCGAGGAATCCAAGCGCCAGCCGGTGCTGATCGATTTCTGGGCGCCCTGGTGCGGCCCGTGCAAGCAGCTCACCCCGATCATCGAGAAGGCGGTGCGAGCCGCCAAGGGCAAGGTCAAGCTCGTCAAGATGAACATCGACGAGCATCCGGCGATTCCCGGCCAGATGGGCATCCAGTCGATTCCCGCTGTGATTGCCTTCGTCAACGGCCAGCCGGCCGACGGTTTCATGGGCGCGCAGCCGGAAAGCCAGATCAACGCTTTCATCGAAAAATTGACCAAAGGCATGCCGGGCGGCGATGGGGATCTCCTTGCGGAGGCCGAAGCCCATCTGGCCGAGGGCGATGCCGCCACCGCCGCCGAGATCTATGCCGAAGTACTGGCGCAGGATGCCGCCAACGTTCCGGCGATGGCAGGCCTCGCGCGATGCTATGTGGTCGCGGGCTCGCTCGATCAGGCCAAGCAGACTCTCGCAATGGTGCCCGAAGCCAAGCGCGGCGATGCCGCCGTCGCCGCCGTGCAGTCGATGCTCGATCTCGCCGAACAGGCGCAGTCGGTCGGTCCGGTCGCGGAGCTTGAGCAAAAGATCGCCGCAAATCCGCTCGACCATCAGGCCCGCTACGATCTCGCGATCGCGCTGAACGCGAAGCACGCGCGCAGTGACGCCGCCAATCATCTGCTGGAAATCGTCAGGCGCGACCGCAAATGGAACGACGACGGCGCGCGCAAACAGCTCCTGCAATTCTTCGAGGCGTGGGGCGGCGAGGACGAGGCCACAGTGGACGCCCGCAAGCGCCTGTCCACCATCCTGTTCTCGTAA
- a CDS encoding LON peptidase substrate-binding domain-containing protein, with product MAINSEYHGPGDLPETIPVFPLPGALLLPRGQMPLNIFEPRYLEMVDDALRDGHRMIGIIQPDAAHSKSEEHPKLFQVGCVGRITQFGETGDGRYILELTGIARFQVVEELTVLTPYRQCKVDFFPFVDDFVARKGEEEVDRDAVLDTLTKFLKANSLKVDWDGIRAAPNEALVNALAMMSPYGPAEKQALLEAPDLKTRAEILIAVTQMDLAKKQTSGDPPVQ from the coding sequence ATGGCCATCAATTCCGAATATCACGGGCCCGGCGATCTTCCCGAAACCATTCCGGTGTTTCCTCTGCCGGGCGCATTGCTGCTGCCGCGCGGGCAGATGCCGCTGAATATTTTCGAGCCGCGTTATCTCGAAATGGTGGACGACGCACTACGCGACGGCCACCGCATGATCGGCATCATCCAGCCCGACGCCGCGCATTCGAAAAGCGAGGAGCACCCCAAGCTGTTTCAGGTTGGCTGCGTGGGACGCATCACCCAGTTCGGCGAGACCGGCGACGGCCGCTACATCCTTGAACTCACCGGCATTGCGCGTTTCCAGGTGGTCGAGGAACTCACGGTGCTGACGCCCTATCGCCAGTGCAAGGTCGACTTCTTTCCCTTCGTCGACGATTTCGTCGCGCGCAAGGGCGAGGAGGAGGTCGACCGCGACGCCGTGCTCGACACCCTCACCAAATTCCTGAAAGCCAACTCGCTGAAGGTGGATTGGGACGGCATCCGCGCCGCGCCGAACGAAGCGCTCGTCAATGCGCTGGCGATGATGTCGCCTTACGGCCCCGCGGAGAAGCAGGCGCTGCTGGAAGCGCCCGATCTCAAGACCCGCGCCGAAATCCTGATCGCGGTGACGCAGATGGATCTCGCCAAGAAGCAGACTTCGGGCGATCCGCCGGTACAGTAA
- the tesB gene encoding acyl-CoA thioesterase II gives MPASLANLISILDLETLGGDRFRGFSPPSGWQRVFGGQVVGQSLVAACRTVEGRLPHSLHAYFILPGDPAVPIEYDVARLRDGGSFSTRRVIASQKGAEIFSMIASFHVHEDSIFEHQAAMPQVPLPDDVRPLDLHNVLDEKRQSEMPNFIRRFFEAEMPFELRPTNLTRYVGEKIDDGHVTIWLKAAKPLPDDPALHMCALAYASDFSLLDASLACHGRTVFENGISGASLDHALWFHRPFRADEWLLYSQDSPNAHEGLGFSRGSIFRADGTLVASVAQEGSVRVRRSKPAD, from the coding sequence ATGCCCGCCTCGCTCGCCAACCTGATCTCTATTCTCGATCTCGAAACGCTCGGAGGCGACAGATTTCGCGGCTTCAGTCCTCCGAGCGGCTGGCAACGCGTGTTCGGCGGTCAGGTTGTCGGGCAATCACTGGTCGCGGCCTGCCGCACGGTGGAAGGCCGGCTACCGCATTCGCTGCACGCCTATTTCATCCTGCCCGGCGATCCGGCCGTTCCGATTGAATATGACGTCGCGCGGCTGCGCGACGGTGGCAGCTTCTCCACCCGCCGCGTCATCGCCTCGCAGAAAGGCGCCGAAATCTTTTCGATGATCGCCTCGTTCCATGTCCACGAGGACAGCATTTTCGAACATCAGGCCGCGATGCCGCAGGTACCGTTGCCGGATGACGTCAGGCCGCTCGATCTCCACAACGTGCTCGATGAAAAGCGGCAGAGCGAAATGCCGAACTTCATCCGCCGCTTTTTTGAAGCCGAAATGCCGTTCGAACTGCGCCCGACCAATCTCACGCGATATGTCGGCGAAAAGATCGATGATGGTCACGTCACCATCTGGCTCAAAGCCGCGAAGCCGTTGCCGGACGATCCGGCCCTGCACATGTGCGCGCTGGCCTATGCGTCCGATTTCTCGCTGCTCGACGCATCGCTCGCCTGCCACGGCCGCACCGTGTTTGAGAACGGCATCAGCGGCGCGAGTCTCGATCATGCGCTGTGGTTTCACCGCCCGTTCCGGGCCGATGAATGGCTGCTCTATTCTCAGGACAGCCCGAATGCCCATGAAGGGCTCGGCTTCTCCCGTGGCTCGATCTTCCGCGCTGACGGCACGCTGGTCGCTTCCGTGGCGCAAGAGGGCTCGGTCCGGGTGCGGCGGTCCAAACCGGCCGACTGA
- a CDS encoding DUF1810 domain-containing protein encodes MRERDGADLQRFIDAQWSLYDRVLGELRGGQKRTHWMWFVFPQIEGLGHSAMAQKYAITSRAEAAAYLGHPLLGGRLEECTALVNAIDGKSVHDIFGSPDDLKFCSSMTLFAKVAKGHSLFDAAIEKYFGGRFDDATLARIGSA; translated from the coding sequence ATGAGAGAAAGAGACGGGGCGGACCTGCAACGCTTCATCGACGCGCAGTGGTCGCTCTACGACCGGGTGCTTGGCGAATTGCGGGGCGGGCAGAAGCGGACGCACTGGATGTGGTTTGTGTTTCCGCAGATCGAGGGCCTCGGCCACAGCGCGATGGCACAGAAATACGCGATCACCTCGCGCGCGGAAGCGGCGGCCTATCTTGGTCATCCCCTGCTCGGCGGGCGGCTCGAGGAATGCACCGCGCTGGTCAACGCCATCGATGGGAAATCGGTGCACGACATTTTCGGTTCACCCGACGACCTCAAATTCTGTTCGTCGATGACCCTGTTCGCCAAGGTGGCCAAGGGGCACAGTCTCTTCGACGCGGCGATTGAAAAATATTTCGGCGGACGGTTTGATGACGCGACGCTCGCAAGGATCGGAAGCGCATGA
- a CDS encoding SDR family oxidoreductase, with protein MGTLNGKTLFITGGSRGIGLAIAKRAARDGANIAIAAKTTTPQPKLEGTIFTAAKEIEAAGGRALPIACDIRDEAQVIAAVDQTVKEFGGIDICINNASAISLTPVQTTEMKRFDLMMAINARGTFLVSKTCIPHLKKAANPHILMLSPPLDMKTKWFAPSTAYTMAKFGMSMCVLGLAGELRNDGIAVNALWPRTTIATAAVGNLLGGEATMRASRKPEIVADAAHVILTKPSRDFTGQFCIDDKILAADGVTDFEPYRVDPSVPLMPDFFVPDDDMPPPGVTVGAFPGPK; from the coding sequence ATGGGCACTCTCAACGGCAAGACGCTTTTCATCACCGGGGGCAGCCGCGGAATTGGCCTTGCCATTGCCAAACGTGCCGCGCGCGACGGCGCCAACATCGCGATTGCCGCAAAGACCACGACGCCGCAGCCGAAACTCGAAGGCACGATCTTCACCGCAGCCAAAGAAATTGAGGCTGCGGGCGGCCGCGCACTGCCTATCGCCTGCGATATCCGCGACGAGGCGCAGGTGATCGCCGCCGTCGATCAGACGGTGAAGGAATTCGGCGGCATCGACATCTGCATCAACAATGCGAGCGCGATCAGTCTCACGCCGGTGCAGACGACCGAGATGAAACGCTTCGACCTAATGATGGCGATCAATGCGCGCGGCACGTTTCTCGTCTCGAAGACCTGCATTCCACATCTGAAGAAAGCGGCGAACCCTCACATCCTGATGCTGTCGCCGCCGCTCGACATGAAGACGAAATGGTTCGCGCCCTCCACCGCCTACACGATGGCGAAGTTCGGCATGAGCATGTGCGTGCTCGGCCTTGCCGGCGAACTGAGAAACGACGGCATAGCGGTCAACGCGCTGTGGCCGCGCACGACGATTGCCACCGCCGCCGTCGGCAACCTGCTCGGCGGCGAGGCGACGATGCGCGCGAGCCGCAAGCCGGAGATCGTTGCCGATGCCGCGCACGTCATTCTCACCAAGCCCTCGCGCGACTTCACCGGACAGTTCTGCATCGACGACAAGATTCTCGCCGCCGACGGCGTGACCGATTTCGAACCTTACCGGGTCGATCCGTCCGTACCGCTGATGCCGGACTTCTTCGTGCCGGACGACGATATGCCGCCGCCGGGTGTGACGGTGGGAGCCTTTCCCGGCCCTAAATAA
- a CDS encoding P-II family nitrogen regulator, with protein MKIVMAVIKPFKLEEVRDALTAIGVHGLTVTEVKGYGRQKGHTEIYRGAEYAVSFLPKIKIEVAVTDAQVDRTIEAITSAAKTGQIGDGKIFVTSLEHAVRIRTGEADDAAL; from the coding sequence ATGAAGATCGTGATGGCTGTGATCAAGCCGTTCAAGCTGGAAGAGGTTCGCGATGCCCTGACCGCCATCGGCGTTCATGGTCTCACGGTCACGGAAGTGAAGGGGTACGGCCGACAGAAGGGCCATACCGAGATCTATCGTGGCGCCGAATACGCCGTGAGTTTCCTGCCCAAAATCAAAATCGAGGTCGCGGTCACCGATGCCCAGGTCGACCGCACCATCGAAGCCATCACGTCGGCCGCCAAGACCGGCCAGATCGGCGACGGCAAGATTTTCGTCACCAGCCTCGAACACGCGGTGCGCATCCGCACCGGCGAAGCCGATGACGCAGCCCTCTGA
- a CDS encoding Trm112 family protein: MTTNIPPASESDPVDSKLLEILVCPVTKGVLEYDAAKQELISRGAKLAYPIRDGIPIMLPEEARKID; encoded by the coding sequence ATGACGACCAACATTCCGCCCGCCAGCGAGTCCGACCCCGTCGACTCCAAGCTCCTGGAAATTCTGGTGTGCCCGGTGACGAAAGGCGTGCTGGAATACGATGCCGCGAAGCAGGAATTGATCTCGCGCGGCGCGAAGCTTGCTTACCCGATCCGCGACGGCATTCCGATCATGCTGCCGGAAGAAGCGCGGAAGATCGACTGA
- a CDS encoding secondary thiamine-phosphate synthase enzyme YjbQ, with protein sequence MKISGHRSHTVSVKPDLIATSTLTVKTPRRGFFDITAEARDFLHEAQAAGGALTLFVRHTSASLTIQENADPDVLTDLMDALDRLAPENGGWIHHSEGPDDMPAHIKTMLTSSSLQVPVENGEMMLGTWQGIYLIEHRARPHRRDVVLQFVGSAAH encoded by the coding sequence ATGAAAATCAGCGGTCACCGCTCGCACACCGTCAGCGTTAAGCCCGACCTTATCGCGACCTCGACCCTGACGGTGAAAACGCCGCGGCGCGGCTTCTTCGACATCACGGCGGAAGCCCGGGATTTTCTGCATGAAGCGCAGGCGGCTGGCGGTGCCCTGACGCTGTTCGTCCGGCACACGTCGGCATCGCTCACGATTCAGGAAAATGCCGATCCCGACGTGCTGACCGACCTGATGGATGCGCTCGACCGCCTTGCGCCGGAAAATGGCGGCTGGATCCACCACAGCGAAGGTCCCGATGATATGCCCGCGCATATCAAAACCATGCTGACCTCAAGCAGCCTGCAGGTGCCGGTGGAGAACGGCGAGATGATGCTCGGCACATGGCAGGGCATCTATCTGATCGAACACCGCGCACGGCCGCATCGCCGCGATGTCGTGCTGCAGTTTGTCGGCAGCGCGGCGCATTAG
- a CDS encoding ubiquinone biosynthesis hydroxylase, with product MTKSQGIVIGGGGLTGLSLALALRQGLGPEIPVIVADPAFAVRPSRDQRASAIVAACRRLFETLGVWGEVAPDAQPILDMIVTDSKLRDATRPAFLTFTGDVAAGEPFAHMVENRHLIDALTRHAEVNGIEMRTDSVTAYESKDDGVQVAFGGGDVITARLLAAADGARSKLRQRAGIATHGWDYDQSAIVVTVGHERDHEGRAEEHFLPAGPFAILPLTGKRSSLVWTEQPKEAARIVALGADNFKAELETRFGLHLGELEVLDKPRTFPLGYFVARSFIADRLALVGDAAHVIHPIAGQGLNMGLKDVAALAEVVVDAARLGTDFGAADVLEHYQRWRRFDTMAMGVATNVLNGMFSNDFAPLRVVRDIGLGLVDRMPPLKSAFIRQAAGLTGEVPRLLRGETL from the coding sequence ATGACAAAATCGCAGGGCATCGTGATCGGCGGCGGTGGGCTGACAGGGCTTTCGCTGGCGTTGGCGTTGCGTCAGGGGCTCGGGCCGGAAATTCCGGTGATCGTGGCCGACCCGGCCTTCGCCGTGCGGCCGAGCCGCGATCAGCGCGCGTCTGCCATCGTCGCCGCCTGCCGCAGGCTGTTCGAGACGCTCGGCGTGTGGGGCGAGGTTGCGCCCGATGCGCAGCCGATCCTCGACATGATTGTCACCGATTCCAAATTGCGGGATGCGACGCGGCCTGCGTTCCTCACCTTCACCGGCGATGTCGCGGCCGGTGAGCCGTTCGCGCATATGGTCGAGAATCGTCACCTGATCGACGCGCTGACGCGCCATGCCGAAGTGAACGGCATCGAAATGCGCACCGACAGCGTGACGGCGTACGAGTCGAAGGACGACGGCGTGCAGGTGGCGTTCGGCGGCGGCGATGTCATCACGGCGCGCTTGCTGGCCGCAGCCGACGGCGCACGTTCGAAATTGCGCCAGCGCGCGGGCATCGCCACCCATGGCTGGGACTACGATCAATCTGCGATCGTCGTCACTGTCGGCCATGAGCGCGATCATGAAGGCCGCGCCGAAGAACATTTTCTGCCCGCCGGGCCGTTCGCGATCCTGCCGCTCACGGGCAAGCGCTCGTCGCTGGTCTGGACTGAGCAGCCCAAGGAAGCGGCGCGTATCGTGGCGCTCGGGGCGGATAATTTCAAAGCGGAGTTAGAGACGCGTTTCGGTCTGCATCTCGGCGAGCTTGAGGTGCTGGATAAGCCGCGCACTTTCCCGCTCGGCTATTTCGTTGCGCGCTCCTTCATCGCGGATCGACTCGCGCTGGTCGGTGATGCCGCGCATGTGATTCATCCCATCGCAGGGCAGGGCCTCAACATGGGGCTGAAGGATGTCGCCGCGCTGGCGGAAGTCGTGGTCGACGCTGCGCGCCTCGGCACGGATTTCGGCGCGGCTGATGTGCTCGAGCACTATCAGCGCTGGCGGCGGTTCGACACCATGGCGATGGGCGTTGCCACCAATGTGCTGAACGGCATGTTCTCGAACGATTTTGCGCCGCTGCGTGTGGTCCGCGATATCGGGCTCGGTCTTGTGGACCGGATGCCGCCGCTGAAAAGCGCGTTCATTCGTCAGGCGGCTGGATTGACTGGCGAAGTGCCGCGGCTGCTGCGCGGCGAGACGCTCTGA
- a CDS encoding DUF2239 family protein: MPSPQIIAFDEDHCIASGDIVDVAVRVKQTLSTRPQSQVLLFDLVSSRPVEIDFRGSVADVTTRLKASLEPQRGPGRPKLGVVAREVTLLPRHWEWLAAQPGGASVTLRKLIDEARRKTADKDEARERQESVHRFLSAIAGNKPHYEDVLRALYVPDGERFHTLIADWPTDVRSHLEWLTSDLFAEMRNAEVN, encoded by the coding sequence ATGCCTTCCCCCCAGATCATCGCCTTCGACGAAGACCACTGCATCGCCTCCGGCGACATCGTGGACGTCGCCGTCCGGGTCAAACAAACCCTTTCCACCCGCCCGCAAAGCCAGGTCCTGCTATTCGATCTCGTGAGCAGCCGCCCGGTGGAGATCGATTTTCGCGGCTCTGTCGCGGACGTCACCACGCGGCTCAAGGCCTCGCTCGAACCTCAACGCGGACCGGGACGGCCGAAGCTTGGCGTTGTCGCCCGCGAGGTGACGCTGCTGCCGCGCCATTGGGAATGGCTCGCCGCGCAGCCCGGCGGCGCATCAGTCACGCTGCGGAAGCTGATCGACGAGGCACGGCGCAAGACCGCTGACAAGGACGAGGCTCGCGAGCGGCAGGAATCGGTGCATCGTTTCCTGTCGGCCATCGCCGGCAACAAGCCGCATTACGAGGACGTGCTTCGGGCGCTCTATGTCCCTGACGGTGAACGCTTCCATACGCTGATCGCCGACTGGCCGACGGACGTGCGCAGCCATCTCGAATGGTTGACGTCAGATTTGTTTGCCGAAATGCGTAACGCTGAAGTGAACTAA